The proteins below come from a single Verrucomicrobiia bacterium genomic window:
- a CDS encoding MFS transporter — protein MTSPSHAPPKSSVGKFRWVICALLFSATLINYMDRHVFGILKPELTRAFHWSEQDYGNLIAAFQAAYATGQLLFGPFLEWVGVKGAYAFAVVFWSLATIFHIPAKSVFDFGAARVALGLGESGNWPAAIRTVAEWFPQGERSLATGIFNTGSNVGPIIGPILFPWLFVKFGWQTAFFITGLSGFVWLLFWLLLYDAPERSRRLKPEELAYIRSDTGPTGTGKVPWSHLFRHRETWAYVVAGIVTAPVWWFYLFWLPDIFNKQFGLNFREFGLPLVVVYTVTAFGSIAGGGLSAWLLRCGWSLNRARKTATLICAFCAVPVIFATHTRHVWLATSFFALAGAANQGWSATMFTVVSDIFPKRAVASVVGIGGMFSSVVSVGFSLLVGNVLQNTGVYDKILLLCGGAYVATWVIFHLIVPQIKPIEIQ, from the coding sequence ATGACTTCGCCGTCCCACGCTCCGCCAAAATCCAGTGTCGGGAAGTTCCGCTGGGTGATCTGCGCGTTGTTGTTTTCTGCCACGCTAATCAACTATATGGACCGGCATGTTTTCGGCATTCTCAAGCCGGAACTGACCCGGGCGTTCCATTGGAGCGAACAAGACTATGGAAACCTGATCGCAGCTTTCCAGGCGGCCTACGCCACCGGTCAGTTGTTGTTTGGTCCGTTTCTCGAGTGGGTCGGGGTAAAAGGCGCTTACGCTTTCGCGGTTGTGTTCTGGAGCCTGGCGACCATTTTCCACATACCTGCGAAATCAGTTTTTGATTTCGGGGCGGCACGCGTGGCACTGGGTCTTGGAGAGTCGGGAAATTGGCCGGCGGCCATACGGACAGTTGCCGAATGGTTCCCACAAGGCGAGCGGTCGCTGGCCACGGGCATCTTCAACACGGGCTCAAATGTTGGTCCCATCATCGGGCCAATTCTGTTCCCCTGGCTGTTTGTGAAATTCGGGTGGCAGACGGCATTTTTTATTACCGGGCTGAGCGGGTTCGTCTGGCTGCTGTTCTGGCTCCTGCTTTACGACGCGCCCGAAAGATCGCGCCGACTCAAACCGGAAGAGTTGGCTTACATTCGAAGCGACACAGGACCGACGGGTACCGGGAAGGTGCCGTGGAGCCATTTGTTTCGGCACCGTGAAACATGGGCGTATGTAGTGGCGGGCATAGTGACGGCGCCCGTCTGGTGGTTTTACCTTTTCTGGCTGCCGGACATTTTTAACAAGCAATTCGGGCTGAACTTCCGGGAATTCGGCCTGCCACTGGTCGTGGTCTATACCGTGACCGCTTTTGGCAGCATTGCGGGCGGTGGGTTGTCCGCGTGGCTTCTGCGGTGTGGTTGGTCACTGAACCGGGCGCGGAAGACAGCGACGCTCATTTGCGCCTTTTGCGCGGTTCCGGTGATTTTCGCCACGCACACCCGACACGTTTGGCTGGCGACCAGTTTTTTTGCATTGGCGGGGGCAGCCAACCAGGGTTGGTCGGCCACCATGTTCACCGTCGTCTCGGACATATTTCCGAAGCGGGCTGTGGCCTCGGTCGTGGGGATCGGCGGCATGTTTTCCTCGGTGGTTTCCGTGGGTTTTTCGTTGCTCGTGGGGAACGTCCTCCAGAACACGGGGGTGTATGACAAAATCCTGCTGCTTTGTGGTGGCGCGTACGTCGCTACATGGGTGATCTTTCACCTGATCGTCCCTCAAATCAAACCTATCGAAATCCAGTAA
- a CDS encoding DNA-binding transcriptional regulator: MRKHQRHVLLVLGWYDYRLQRGVEKYAQEHGWHMSPEVTKERVIPWGWNGDGILAWLASGDDLAEFVVRARKPTVDFSFRRPHLKFARVLCDHVQAAQLAAEHFLSRGFTNFVYYSDFDNWSFEERGQAFVAVLGQAGKKCDWLRWPQPSASSPASRYQEWKRKRKWLAAELRSRPKPLAVFAPSDWMAVDILETCESIGLSVPEQVAIVGADNLLLAADTMRTPISTVDPNLEFMGYRGAALLDELMNGKPAPRKPIRVPPAGLIVRKSSDLFAVGHKGVARSLRFIWEHHHEPIHVGDLARAAGMSVRGLQQAFVEHIGRSPAHELHRVRIDHAKQLLISSTARTEAIAALCGYPNTNSFWVAFRRDTGMSPAHYRKELAVPR, encoded by the coding sequence GTGCGCAAACATCAGAGACACGTTCTCCTTGTATTGGGATGGTATGATTACCGGCTGCAGCGGGGCGTTGAAAAGTACGCCCAAGAGCACGGCTGGCACATGTCGCCCGAGGTGACCAAGGAACGCGTCATCCCCTGGGGATGGAATGGAGACGGCATCCTTGCCTGGCTGGCGTCGGGTGATGACCTGGCAGAGTTCGTTGTCCGCGCCCGAAAACCGACGGTCGATTTCAGCTTCCGTCGGCCGCATCTGAAATTCGCCCGGGTCCTCTGTGATCACGTACAAGCGGCGCAACTCGCTGCCGAACACTTTCTTTCGCGCGGTTTCACGAATTTTGTCTATTACAGCGATTTCGACAACTGGTCCTTTGAGGAACGGGGCCAGGCATTTGTAGCCGTGTTGGGGCAGGCCGGGAAAAAGTGCGATTGGTTGCGGTGGCCTCAGCCATCCGCGTCCTCCCCGGCCAGTCGCTATCAAGAATGGAAGCGCAAACGCAAATGGCTGGCCGCGGAGTTGCGCAGCCGGCCGAAACCCCTCGCTGTGTTCGCCCCGAGTGATTGGATGGCAGTGGATATCCTGGAGACCTGTGAGAGCATCGGACTATCAGTACCGGAACAGGTCGCCATCGTCGGGGCGGACAATTTGCTTCTCGCGGCGGACACCATGCGTACACCCATTTCCACCGTGGATCCCAACCTGGAATTCATGGGTTATCGGGGGGCTGCCCTGCTGGATGAGTTGATGAATGGCAAGCCGGCACCCAGGAAACCTATACGAGTGCCACCTGCGGGATTGATCGTGCGCAAGAGCAGCGATCTGTTTGCGGTCGGCCACAAGGGCGTCGCCCGCAGCCTGCGCTTTATTTGGGAGCACCACCACGAACCCATACACGTTGGCGATCTGGCCAGGGCCGCTGGTATGTCGGTGCGGGGACTTCAACAGGCGTTTGTCGAACACATTGGAAGGTCGCCCGCTCACGAACTGCATCGCGTTCGTATCGACCATGCGAAACAATTGCTTATCTCGTCCACCGCGAGGACGGAAGCCATTGCCGCTCTGTGCGGCTATCCAAACACGAACAGTTTTTGGGTCGCGTTCCGCAGGGATACCGGGATGTCGCCCGCCCACTATCGCAAAGAACTTGCCGTCCCTCGGTAG